The Candidatus Defluviibacterium haderslevense DNA window ATATTCATTGCTCTGGATATCTCACAAAGTATGATGGGTTCTGATATTAAACCCAATCGCTTATTGCGAAGTAAATTGTTAATTAAACAATTGCTAGAACATTTCCGAAGTGATCGTATTGGTTTAATTACATTTGCCGGAGAAGCTTATCTACAATCACCTTTGACCACAGACATGGCTACCATTCAATTATTGTCTAATATGATTGAAACCCATATGGCCAGCACACCAGGCACCTCACTTTCAGCTGCCATAGAACTAGCTAGGAAATCATTTCCTGATAAAGAAGGATTTCATAAAATGCTCATCTTAATTACTGATGGGGAAGATCATGAAGGTGAAGCTATAGAGCAAGCTAAATTAGCTGCAAAAGAAGGTATTAGTATCGTTACCATTCCTATAGGTACCGAAGAAGGATCCTATATTCCAAACCAAGAATCAACTGGTGAATCTTTTAAACGAGATAATAAAGGCAATTTAGTCAAAACCATTCCAAACAGGAAACTGTTATCTGAGATAGCAGATATAAGTTCCGGGACATCATTAGAAATTGATCAGGGAGATGCATTATTTGAACAGTTGACAAAACGGGTTCAATTGATGGCAAAAAAAGATGTAACTTTTCAATCATTTAATGAGTATCAATCTTATTTTCAATGGCCGCTTGGTATTGCGATTCTTTTATTAATCATAGACTGTTATTTAATTTATAAGAAGAGACATGTTTAGGATATTATTGGTATTCCATTTCTTATTGCTCAGTAGTATGGCGTCAGGTCAAGCACTTAATCCCTATGCTCAAAAAGGTGATCGCATGTATAGAGATTCCAATTATGTTGGAGCAGAAGAAGCTTATCGGAAAGCTAATGCAGAAAACCCAAGTTTTAATTTTCAGTACAACTTAGCCAACAGTCTTTACCAACAAGGAAGAATTAAAGAGGCACAATCTGCTTATGAAAAAAGTATTTCGAATTCATCCACTACACCTCAACAATTATCATCAGCATATTACAATTTAGGCAACACGAATTTTCATAATAAAGCCTATGATAAAAGCATTGAAGCTTATAAAGAATCATTGAAGTTAAATCCAAAAGATGCTGCAGCAAAAATAAATTTAGCTCAGGCGAAAAGAATGAAAGTCCAACAGCAGGAGCAACAGCAGCAAAATAAACAACAAGAACAAAAACAACAGGATCAAAAAGACCAAAATCAACAAGAACAAAAAAACCAACAGCAAAACGAAAAAAATGCAGATCAAAAAAAGATAGATAATTCACAGGATGATCCTAAAGAGAAAAAAGAAGATCAAGGTGGAACTGAAGAAAAAAAATTAACCAAAGAAGAAGCCAATCAATTACTAAAAATGGTGGAAGACAAGGATAAAAAAGTTAAGGAACGTTTACAACAACAGAATCGCAAACGTGTTCCCAAAGACAAAGATTGGTAATAAATAAAATACATTAACTTAATCTATTCAATATGAAAAAACTCATTTTATTAATTTGCTGTTTTTCCTTCTACAAGCTGAGCGCACAAAATGAAGCACTCAAAGTCGAGGTTAGCTCAGATACCATATTATTGGGTAATTATTTTGAAGTTAAGTTCATTCTTCAAAATGTAGATGGTGAATTTATTGCACCTCAATTTCCCGGTTTAAAAATAATTGCAGGGCCTAATCGGGCTTCGAGTTATTCTTATATCAATGGTACCATTAACCAAAGTTCAAGTTATGTGTATTATTTAAAACCTGAACTCGAAGGAGATTATATCATTGATCCTGCTATACTTAAAACCAATGATGGTGAATTAAAAACACCACAACTCAAAATTTTTGTTGCGTCCAATCCAAATAATATAAGGCAAAATCCGAGTCGGACTTACGAAATGGATGACCCATTAATTATCACACCACCAACTGTCCCTCAAAAGAATAAGAAAAAAGTTTATAAAATATAATGCGCATATTACAACTACTTTTTTTATTCCTGAGCATTTCAATATCATTGAAATCCCAAGTTAGTTTTGAAGCTACATCAGATGCTAAACAAGTATTAACCGGGAGTACTTTTCAGGTACAGTTTACTTTACAC harbors:
- a CDS encoding BatD family protein, whose product is MKKLILLICCFSFYKLSAQNEALKVEVSSDTILLGNYFEVKFILQNVDGEFIAPQFPGLKIIAGPNRASSYSYINGTINQSSSYVYYLKPELEGDYIIDPAILKTNDGELKTPQLKIFVASNPNNIRQNPSRTYEMDDPLIITPPTVPQKNKKKVYKI
- a CDS encoding VWA domain-containing protein: MFKIDSIAYLTLLLIIPVIYGVYYFIKLNAVQLWSRLGISNQLKKSWQSNTALQRTKFILFLSILFLLIIALANPQFGLKKEKVKTQNTEIFIALDISQSMMGSDIKPNRLLRSKLLIKQLLEHFRSDRIGLITFAGEAYLQSPLTTDMATIQLLSNMIETHMASTPGTSLSAAIELARKSFPDKEGFHKMLILITDGEDHEGEAIEQAKLAAKEGISIVTIPIGTEEGSYIPNQESTGESFKRDNKGNLVKTIPNRKLLSEIADISSGTSLEIDQGDALFEQLTKRVQLMAKKDVTFQSFNEYQSYFQWPLGIAILLLIIDCYLIYKKRHV
- a CDS encoding tetratricopeptide repeat protein, which encodes MFRILLVFHFLLLSSMASGQALNPYAQKGDRMYRDSNYVGAEEAYRKANAENPSFNFQYNLANSLYQQGRIKEAQSAYEKSISNSSTTPQQLSSAYYNLGNTNFHNKAYDKSIEAYKESLKLNPKDAAAKINLAQAKRMKVQQQEQQQQNKQQEQKQQDQKDQNQQEQKNQQQNEKNADQKKIDNSQDDPKEKKEDQGGTEEKKLTKEEANQLLKMVEDKDKKVKERLQQQNRKRVPKDKDW